The Candidatus Reconcilbacillus cellulovorans genome segment TGTCGCGGGAGACCGGGCGCGACTATTGGACCGTCGGCGTGTTTCAGCCGTACGGCGAGCAGCCGGACATCGAGGACGCGTATGAGGTGGCGCGAGTGTTCGGCCTGACGCATACGGTGGAGACGAACATCCGAGACGCAGTCGACGAAATCGCGCTCGAGGCGGAATACGCGCTCAAAAAACTCGGGCTTCCCCGCCATCTCAGCAAGGAAGCCAAAGGCAACGTCAAGGCGCGCACGCGTATGGTCCTCCAGTACGCCTTGGCAAACGAGCTGAACTTGCTCGTCGTCGGGACAGACCATGCATCGGAGGCGGTCACCGGCTTTTTCACGAAATGGGGCGACGGCGCGGTCGATCTGACGCCGCTCAGTTCGCTGAACAAGCGCCAGGTGCGTATGCTAGCCGAACGGCTCGGCGTGCCGCGGCGGATTATCGAGAAGGCGCCGACGGCCGGGCTTTGGGAAGGCCAGACCGACGAGGGCGAGCTCGGCATTCCTTATGAGGCGAACAGCGATTACCTCGAAGGCAAAGACATCGATCCGGTGATCCGCGAGAAGCTGGAGCGCCAATATTTGCGCACCGAGCACAAACGGTCGCCGATTCCGGGGATTTGACGAAATCGGTCGTTTCGATTTCGGTTATAGACCCAGAGTTTCCAACGTCCGCTCGGTGCGGAGGACGATGTCTTCCGCCTGCTCCGGTGTCGTGCAGAGCGGCAGCCAATAGTATAGCGTGTCGCCGAGCGGGCGCAGGATCAGCCCTTCCTTCAGTCCTTCGAGGTAGACGCGGAATCCGGCGCGCTCGCGGAAGTCGAAACGCTCGCCGGTCGTTTTGTCGCGATACAGGTCGAAAGCTGCGATCATGCCGAGATGTCGGACGCTCGCGACGTGCGGTCGACGGCGCAGGCGCTCCAGTGCGGCGGCGAGCGTCTCGGCGGTTGCGCGCGCGCGTTCTAGCACTGGTTCTTCCCGGAACATCCGCACGTTTTCCAATGCGGCGGCGGCGGCGATCGGATTCGCGGTGAAGCTGTGGCCGTGGAAGAACGTCTTCATCGTCTCGTAATCGTCGTAAAAAGCGCGATAAATCTCTTCTGTTGCCAGCGTGGCGGCCAGCGGTAAGACGCCTGCGGTCAGCCCTTTCGAGACGCACATCAAGTCGGGCGAGACGCCGGCGTGATCGACGCCCCACATTCGGCCGGTGCGGCCGAAGCCGACGGCGATTTCGTCGGCGATCAGGTGAACGCCGTGGCGGGCCGTCAGTTCGCGCAGCGCGCGAACGACGTCGGCGGGATAGATGATCATGCCGCCGGCAGCCTGTACCATCGGCTCGAAAATCAGCCCGGCGATCCGGCCGGCGGACCGTTCCAGCACGTCCGCGACGGCGTCGACGGTCGCGCGCGCCGCATCGGCGATGGCGTCGGGCGACGGATCGGGCGTTTTCCAGGGATTCGGCGACGGAACTCTGATTGTCTCGAACAACAGCGGTCGAAACGCCGCATGGAACAGATCGACGCCGCCGACGCTGACCGCGCCGATCGTATCGCCATGGTAGCCGTTTTCAAGACAGACGAAAACCGTTTTTTCGGGACGGCCGACGTGCCGCCAATACTGAAACGACATTTTGAGCGCGACTTCGACCGCCGTCGAGCCGTCGTCGGAGTAGAACACTTTCGTCAGCCCCGGCGGCGCGACGGCGAGCAGTTCGGCGGCAAGGTCGATCGCCGCGGGGTGGGTCAGGCCGCTGAACTGGACATGATCCATCCGCTCGAGCAAGTCGCCGATCGCGCGCATGATGCGCGGATGGCGGTGGCCGTGGACGTTGACCCACCACGACGAGATCGTGTCGTAATAACGATTGCCGTCGGCGTCGTACAGAAATACGCCATCCGCCCGCTCGATCAGCACGTGGTCGAGCGTTTCATAATCTTTCATTTGGGTAAAAGGATGCCAGACCGTGCGGCGGTCAAGCTCCAGGTAACGCGCTTTGTCTTGGACGTTCATCGGTGGGCGGACCTCCTTGCCCGGACTTGTCGGTTTTTGTCCGACCATCATCTTACCACAAAATACGGCCGGGTCGACAGGGCCCGGGCCCGGCGAGGCGGTCTTGTCCGTATAATCCGTTTCGGACGCGGAATCCTAACGTTCGGAAAGGCGGTGTGACGCCGATGGCGAACGTTTGGATTCCGCTTGCGGTTTTTGCGGCGGTCTGCGCAGCGGGTGGAGCGCTGAGCGCGCTGTGGGTGAGCCGGCAGCAGGCGTCCGAACGGGATACGGACCAGCCGCGCTCGGTCGTCAGGCATTACTGGCTGCTCAATCCGGTGCTCTGGCCGTATGCGCTGTTCGTGGTCGGAGCGGCGGCGTTGGCGGCTTTTCTGTTCTGGTATTACGGGTTTTCGCGGGTCGAGTAGCGGCGAAAAATTCGCGGGGGTCCTTCAAGAAAGGCGGGTAATCGGCTTGAAATCGCGCTATTATGTTTCCGTCCAAAATCGAAAAATATTGCAAAATCGCAGCGACGACACGTACGAATTCGAGATCGAAGCAACGCGGGATGAAGTCGACCGCCTGCAGGAAATGTTCAACGATTTGGCTGACGCCGACGACGCTTCATTTTTCCGTGCGCATGCCCCGGCAATCCAGTATCACGAGGATAGGCCGAACGACGTCTACGACGCGGTGCTGCGCGACATTTACCGCACCATTCGGCGGCTCGGCACGGAAGAAACGCGAAAGCGGATCGAGGGGATGGAGATCGCTTCGGAGTGATTTGATATAGGCGGCCGTCGTCACGTCGCCGGACCGTTCTGCCCGCCCGGCAAACCGTCGTGGCGGTAACGCCGGGCGTATTCGCGCGGCGGGACCCCGGCGATTTTTTTGAAGATGCGGCTAAAGTAAAATTCGTCTTCGTATCCGACGCTGCGGGCGATCGCTTTAAGCCGGTAGTCGGAAAGCGCGAGCAGTTCTTTCGCCCGGTCGATGCGCAGGTGGGTCAAATATTCGATCGGGCTGTAGCCGACGTATTTCTTAAACATGCGCGAGTAGTGGCTGACGCTTAAACCCGCCATTTGCGCGAGCTGTTCGAGTTTCAACGGTTCCTGATAGTGCTGGATCATGTAGTCCTGAGTCCGCTCGATGGCGGCGGTCGTGTCGCCTGCTGCCTGCTGGGCTCGGAAATCCTGAATTAACTCGAAAAAAAATTCATAGAGTAAAATTTTTCGCCGGAGGGCAATCAGGTGCCCGCGCTTTTTCCAAAGCGCGTCGAGTTGTTCCATCAGGTAAATGAGCTGGGGGGCGTTTTGCACGGCATACATGCCGGCCAGCGGAAACGGCGTTTCGTCCGCTCCGCGATAAATCCACTGTTCTTTGTCCTCGTACGCTTCCGCATACCGGAACCGCAAGAAATAGTATTCCAACGGATGTTCAGGATCGGCGCTCCGTTCGACGTTCATGCCGGGAAGGAAGAAAAACAGTTTTCCCGGTTCGGCGGGGTAGACCGTGCCGTTGATCGAAAACGTCCCTTTGCCCCTGACGATCAGCCAGAACGAATGGTGTTTGATGCGGTGCGCCGCTTGGCGCCAGTCCGGCTCGCACTTGCGGTGGCCGACGAGCAGAATCGAAAACACCATTCGATTCAGACGAGCGGCGAGTTCGCCGGGAGTAAGCATCGCGGTTCCCCCTCTTGACGTCGATTTCATTATAGCGCGGTTTTGACTATAATTGAACTGATGGAACTGGAGCGTTTTTTCACAGGCCGACTGCTCGACTGGTACCGCCGGCACAGGCGTGATTTGCCGTGGCGTCGGACGCGCGACCCGTACCGCATCTGGGTGTCGGAGACGATGCTGCAGCAGACGCGCGTAGAAACGGTCATACCGTACTACGAGCGGTTTCTGGAACGGTTTCCGACGGTCGCCGATCTGGCGGCGGCGCCCGAAGCGGACGTGCTGAAGGCTTGGGAGGGGCTCGGCTACTATTCGCGGGCGCGGCGTTTGCACGAGGCGGCGAAGGTGATCGTGGAGCGTTA includes the following:
- a CDS encoding AraC family transcriptional regulator — encoded protein: MLTPGELAARLNRMVFSILLVGHRKCEPDWRQAAHRIKHHSFWLIVRGKGTFSINGTVYPAEPGKLFFFLPGMNVERSADPEHPLEYYFLRFRYAEAYEDKEQWIYRGADETPFPLAGMYAVQNAPQLIYLMEQLDALWKKRGHLIALRRKILLYEFFFELIQDFRAQQAAGDTTAAIERTQDYMIQHYQEPLKLEQLAQMAGLSVSHYSRMFKKYVGYSPIEYLTHLRIDRAKELLALSDYRLKAIARSVGYEDEFYFSRIFKKIAGVPPREYARRYRHDGLPGGQNGPAT
- a CDS encoding adenosylmethionine--8-amino-7-oxononanoate transaminase, giving the protein MNVQDKARYLELDRRTVWHPFTQMKDYETLDHVLIERADGVFLYDADGNRYYDTISSWWVNVHGHRHPRIMRAIGDLLERMDHVQFSGLTHPAAIDLAAELLAVAPPGLTKVFYSDDGSTAVEVALKMSFQYWRHVGRPEKTVFVCLENGYHGDTIGAVSVGGVDLFHAAFRPLLFETIRVPSPNPWKTPDPSPDAIADAARATVDAVADVLERSAGRIAGLIFEPMVQAAGGMIIYPADVVRALRELTARHGVHLIADEIAVGFGRTGRMWGVDHAGVSPDLMCVSKGLTAGVLPLAATLATEEIYRAFYDDYETMKTFFHGHSFTANPIAAAAALENVRMFREEPVLERARATAETLAAALERLRRRPHVASVRHLGMIAAFDLYRDKTTGERFDFRERAGFRVYLEGLKEGLILRPLGDTLYYWLPLCTTPEQAEDIVLRTERTLETLGL
- a CDS encoding NAD(+) synthase — encoded protein: MSGQLQQEIIRRFGVKPVIDVDEEIRRRVDFLKEHVVQARAAGLLIAISGGVDSAVTAGLCKRATDELSRETGRDYWTVGVFQPYGEQPDIEDAYEVARVFGLTHTVETNIRDAVDEIALEAEYALKKLGLPRHLSKEAKGNVKARTRMVLQYALANELNLLVVGTDHASEAVTGFFTKWGDGAVDLTPLSSLNKRQVRMLAERLGVPRRIIEKAPTAGLWEGQTDEGELGIPYEANSDYLEGKDIDPVIREKLERQYLRTEHKRSPIPGI